Proteins from a genomic interval of Tenacibaculum sp. SZ-18:
- a CDS encoding UDP-glucose dehydrogenase family protein: protein MNIAVIGSGYVGLVSGTCFSEMGNKVTCVDINQDKIDKLQKGIIPIYEPGLEKMVLKNVEKKNLFFTTKLEEAIEDAQVVFIAVGTPMGEDGSADLQYVIAVAREIGQKMKKSLIVVDKSTVPVGTADKVKATIQEELDKRSSDLEFHVVSNPEFLKEGDAINDFMKPDRVVIGAESKTAFDKMKELYSPFFRTRDRFITMDVRSAEMTKYAANAMLATKISFMNEMANICERVGADVDNVRLGIGSDSRIGYSFIYPGCGYGGSCFPKDVKALKKIAEENNYKAQLIESVEDVNNRQKFVISEKIIKLFGNDLSAKTFGIWGLSFKPGTDDMREAPAIYVIKELVKRGAVVKAYDPKAIEEAKHFYLKDIKNVEYCERKYDVLRDSNALILLTEWKEFRSPDFDEIKKELIEPIIFDGRNQYIAYNIEEKGFEYYRIGK, encoded by the coding sequence ATGAATATAGCAGTAATTGGATCTGGTTATGTAGGTCTAGTTTCAGGAACATGTTTTTCTGAAATGGGTAATAAAGTAACCTGTGTAGATATTAATCAAGATAAAATAGATAAATTACAAAAAGGAATTATTCCAATCTACGAGCCAGGTCTAGAGAAAATGGTTCTTAAAAATGTTGAAAAGAAAAATCTGTTTTTTACAACAAAATTAGAGGAAGCCATTGAAGATGCTCAAGTAGTTTTTATAGCAGTTGGTACTCCAATGGGGGAAGATGGTTCTGCAGATCTTCAATATGTTATAGCTGTTGCAAGGGAGATTGGTCAAAAAATGAAAAAGTCTTTGATCGTAGTTGACAAATCGACAGTTCCTGTAGGTACCGCCGATAAGGTGAAAGCAACCATCCAGGAAGAACTAGATAAAAGATCAAGTGATCTTGAGTTTCATGTTGTTTCTAACCCTGAATTTTTAAAAGAAGGGGATGCTATTAATGATTTCATGAAACCAGATAGGGTAGTTATTGGAGCTGAATCTAAAACTGCATTTGATAAAATGAAAGAGCTTTATAGTCCCTTCTTTAGAACACGCGATCGTTTTATTACAATGGATGTTCGTTCGGCTGAAATGACTAAGTATGCAGCTAATGCAATGTTAGCTACTAAAATTTCTTTCATGAACGAGATGGCCAACATATGTGAGAGGGTTGGAGCCGATGTAGATAATGTACGTTTAGGTATTGGTTCTGATTCTAGAATCGGTTATAGTTTTATATATCCTGGTTGTGGTTATGGAGGATCTTGTTTTCCTAAAGACGTTAAAGCTTTAAAAAAAATAGCAGAAGAGAATAATTATAAGGCTCAGTTAATAGAGTCAGTTGAAGATGTAAATAATCGTCAAAAGTTTGTGATATCTGAAAAGATAATCAAATTATTCGGAAATGATCTATCTGCAAAAACTTTTGGTATATGGGGACTGTCTTTTAAGCCAGGAACAGATGATATGCGTGAAGCACCGGCAATATATGTAATAAAGGAGCTGGTAAAGAGAGGAGCCGTAGTGAAGGCGTATGATCCTAAGGCAATTGAAGAAGCGAAACATTTTTATTTGAAAGATATTAAGAATGTTGAATATTGTGAAAGGAAATACGATGTGTTACGTGATTCAAACGCTTTAATTCTTTTAACAGAATGGAAGGAATTTAGATCGCCAGATTTTGATGAGATAAAAAAAGAATTGATTGAACCCATAATCTTTGACGGTAGAAATCAGTATATAGCCTACAATATAGAAGAAAAGGGATTTGAGTATTACAGAATAGGAAAGTGA
- the wecB gene encoding non-hydrolyzing UDP-N-acetylglucosamine 2-epimerase has translation MRIIAIIGARPQFIKHFPFEKACEGKIDLKTIHTGQHYDENMSAVFFEQLGMKKPDYKLNIGSDSHGAQTAKMMIEIEEILVQEKPDGIVVYGDTNSTLAGALVASKIHIPIFHIEAGLRSFNKEMPEEINRILTDHISTCLFTPSSKATKNLQDEGIVKNVHEVGDIMKDLVFYVKENKLFKSINVVEEFYYATIHRPYNTDDKLRLDYILQVLNDLDKSVIMAIHPRTRKNIEIFNLKFDNFRNIKFIDPQSYLDNLSYLKESKGLITDSGGMQKEAYWLHKKCVTIRTETEWIETLKGGNNKLMFKDLSSLNIELLKFKSDWNDELYGNGDSSKKIVHGILNC, from the coding sequence ATGAGAATTATTGCGATTATAGGAGCTAGGCCTCAATTCATAAAGCATTTTCCATTTGAAAAAGCTTGCGAAGGAAAAATAGATTTAAAGACGATTCATACGGGGCAGCACTATGATGAAAATATGAGTGCGGTTTTTTTTGAACAATTAGGTATGAAAAAACCTGATTATAAGTTGAATATAGGGAGTGATAGTCACGGAGCACAAACAGCAAAAATGATGATTGAGATAGAAGAAATTCTAGTTCAAGAAAAACCAGATGGAATTGTTGTTTACGGGGATACAAACTCTACTCTAGCTGGGGCGTTAGTTGCGTCAAAAATCCATATACCTATTTTTCACATTGAAGCTGGGCTTAGAAGTTTTAACAAAGAAATGCCTGAAGAAATAAATAGAATATTAACAGATCATATTTCAACCTGTCTTTTCACTCCTTCAAGTAAAGCTACAAAAAACTTACAAGATGAAGGCATCGTAAAAAATGTACATGAAGTCGGAGATATAATGAAGGATTTAGTTTTTTATGTAAAAGAAAACAAACTCTTTAAAAGTATTAACGTGGTAGAAGAGTTTTATTATGCCACAATTCATAGGCCATATAATACTGACGATAAATTAAGATTAGATTATATATTACAAGTTTTAAATGATTTGGATAAATCTGTAATAATGGCAATACATCCTAGGACTAGAAAAAACATTGAGATATTTAATTTAAAGTTTGACAACTTTAGGAATATAAAATTTATTGATCCACAATCATATTTAGATAATTTATCTTATCTAAAAGAATCTAAAGGTTTGATAACAGATAGTGGAGGAATGCAAAAAGAAGCATACTGGTTACATAAGAAATGTGTAACTATTAGAACAGAGACAGAATGGATTGAGACATTAAAAGGAGGTAACAATAAGTTAATGTTTAAAGATTTATCAAGTTTAAATATAGAACTACTAAAGTTTAAATCAGACTGGAATGATGAGCTTTACGGCAATGGTGATAGTTCTAAAAAAATAGTCCATGGAATATTGAATTGTTAA
- a CDS encoding adenylyltransferase/cytidyltransferase family protein gives MKVGITFSAFDLLHAGHIKMLEEAKRQCDFLICGLQTDPTIDRPEKNRPVQSVVERYIQLKGCKYVDEIVPYATEQDLEDVLRSFHIDVRIIGDEYANKKFTGRDYCEKKGIDLYFNKREHRFSSSGLRKEVHQKESLKAKDK, from the coding sequence ATGAAAGTAGGTATAACATTTAGTGCATTTGATTTACTTCATGCAGGCCATATCAAGATGTTGGAAGAAGCAAAACGTCAATGTGACTTTCTAATTTGCGGATTACAAACAGACCCAACAATAGATAGACCTGAAAAAAATAGACCTGTACAGTCAGTAGTAGAAAGGTATATCCAGCTAAAAGGATGTAAATATGTTGATGAAATAGTCCCTTATGCCACTGAACAAGATTTGGAAGATGTTTTAAGATCATTCCATATAGACGTTCGAATTATCGGAGATGAATATGCTAATAAAAAGTTTACTGGAAGAGATTATTGTGAAAAAAAGGGGATAGATTTGTATTTTAATAAAAGAGAACACAGATTTTCCAGTAGTGGACTTAGAAAAGAAGTGCATCAAAAAGAAAGTTTAAAAGCCAAGGATAAATAA
- a CDS encoding UDP-N-acetylglucosamine 4,6-dehydratase, with the protein MDYLKLINRDKLLFNADVSKNQQELLNEVSKSSFLVLGGAGTIGQAVTKEIFKRNPEKLHVVDISENNLVELVRDIRSSHGYIEGDFRTFALDIGSLEYDAFIINQDRYDYVLNLSALKHVRSEKDPYTLMRMIKVNILNTIKTIDQSIKMNTKKYFCVSTDKAANPVNMMGGSKRIMEMFLMEKSRYINISTARFANVAFSDGSLLHGFEQRIKKRQPIAAPSDIKRYFVVPQESGELCLMSCIFGENRDIYFPKLDQGLHLITFSEIAEKFLKDKGYDPYLVKSEEEARASINTLLADGKWPCLFGKSNTTGEKSFEEFFTEKETLDLKKHINLGIVKNEPEFDEEKLIYFLDVINNLRKNKFWDKEDIVNLFHKMIPNFGHKDIGVYLDSKM; encoded by the coding sequence ATGGATTATTTAAAACTGATAAATAGAGATAAACTTCTCTTTAATGCAGATGTTTCTAAAAACCAACAAGAGCTATTAAATGAAGTGTCAAAGTCTAGTTTTCTCGTTTTAGGAGGAGCAGGTACAATTGGTCAGGCAGTTACCAAGGAGATTTTTAAAAGGAATCCTGAGAAATTACATGTTGTAGATATAAGTGAAAATAATTTAGTCGAACTGGTTAGAGATATTAGAAGTTCTCATGGGTACATTGAAGGCGATTTTAGAACATTTGCACTTGATATTGGTTCTTTAGAGTATGACGCTTTCATAATTAATCAAGATAGGTATGATTATGTGTTAAATTTATCTGCATTAAAACATGTTAGGAGTGAGAAGGATCCATACACTTTGATGAGAATGATTAAGGTGAACATCCTTAACACAATTAAAACTATAGATCAATCCATAAAAATGAATACAAAAAAGTATTTTTGTGTTTCTACTGACAAGGCCGCAAACCCTGTAAATATGATGGGAGGGTCTAAACGTATTATGGAGATGTTCTTAATGGAGAAGAGCAGGTACATAAATATTTCCACAGCTCGGTTTGCTAATGTAGCTTTTTCCGATGGATCATTATTACATGGTTTTGAACAAAGAATAAAAAAAAGACAACCAATTGCTGCACCATCCGATATTAAAAGATATTTCGTTGTTCCCCAAGAGTCAGGAGAATTATGCTTAATGTCATGTATCTTTGGAGAGAATAGAGATATATATTTTCCTAAATTAGACCAAGGGTTACACCTAATTACTTTCTCTGAAATAGCAGAAAAATTTCTGAAAGACAAAGGTTACGATCCTTATTTAGTTAAAAGTGAAGAGGAGGCTAGAGCATCTATAAACACTTTATTAGCTGATGGAAAATGGCCATGTTTGTTTGGTAAAAGTAATACAACTGGAGAGAAAAGTTTTGAAGAGTTTTTTACGGAAAAAGAAACATTAGACTTAAAAAAACATATTAATCTCGGAATTGTAAAGAACGAGCCAGAATTTGATGAAGAGAAACTAATATATTTTTTAGATGTTATTAACAATTTACGAAAAAATAAATTTTGGGATAAAGAAGATATTGTTAACCTCTTTCACAAAATGATTCCAAATTTTGGTCATAAAGACATTGGTGTATATTTAGATTCTAAGATGTAA